One Pseudomonas sp. MH9.2 DNA segment encodes these proteins:
- a CDS encoding NifU family protein, producing MSEALTVDRASANPTLAEQPVSIRAETSLADPDSCKFTVSRSLHPGGPFFFGNRERAAGSPLGERLFGLSGVANVLIAGNVVTIGKEPNASWSGLKAAIGTAIRTQLLSGVPVILEMAAYASTQGRSDVELGVVVQQLLDRQVNRSIANHGGKISLVDVRQGKLFISMSGGCQGCGSSQVTLRQGLEVMVKRVAPEIVEIVDVTDHAAGKQPFYPSHE from the coding sequence ATGTCTGAAGCCCTGACTGTGGATAGGGCGTCTGCAAATCCGACGCTGGCGGAACAGCCGGTCAGCATCCGCGCGGAGACTTCGCTCGCCGACCCCGACAGCTGCAAGTTCACCGTGAGCCGCAGCTTGCATCCCGGCGGCCCCTTCTTCTTCGGCAACAGGGAGCGGGCTGCCGGGTCGCCGCTCGGCGAACGACTGTTCGGGCTTTCGGGTGTGGCCAACGTGCTCATTGCCGGAAACGTGGTGACCATCGGCAAGGAACCTAACGCCTCTTGGTCTGGACTGAAAGCGGCCATCGGCACGGCGATCCGGACGCAGCTGCTCAGCGGCGTGCCGGTGATCCTGGAGATGGCTGCCTATGCCAGCACTCAAGGAAGGTCCGACGTCGAGCTTGGCGTGGTCGTTCAGCAACTGCTGGACAGGCAAGTCAATCGTTCCATCGCGAACCACGGTGGGAAGATTTCACTCGTGGACGTCCGCCAAGGCAAGCTTTTCATCAGCATGAGCGGCGGCTGCCAGGGCTGCGGGTCTTCTCAAGTCACCCTGCGGCAGGGCTTGGAAGTGATGGTGAAAAGAGTCGCTCCAGAAATCGTGGAAATCGTCGATGTCACGGATCACGCCGCAGGTAAGCAGCCTTTCTACCCGAGCCATGAGTAG
- a CDS encoding CDGSH iron-sulfur domain-containing protein, with the protein MVKRTHSSPYKLVIGGEEKYLCQCGLSLNQPFCDGAHKLAKDEDGNRLCWYDDAGKRHEHSGEFLDIRTF; encoded by the coding sequence ATGGTAAAACGCACTCACAGTAGCCCTTACAAGCTAGTTATTGGCGGCGAAGAAAAATATCTATGCCAATGCGGCTTATCCCTGAATCAGCCGTTCTGCGACGGAGCGCATAAGCTCGCCAAGGACGAGGACGGCAATCGTCTTTGTTGGTACGACGACGCAGGAAAGCGTCACGAACATAGCGGAGAATTTCTGGATATTCGCACGTTCTAA
- a CDS encoding P-loop NTPase: protein MQSTEQSYSQQPAPGASSHAAVGPEKLPGIRHIIAVGSGKGGVGKSTVSVNLALALQQLGLRVGIVDADILGPSIPGMLGIATGEPPAMTPDNRMIPAQRHGLKVVSMGMLTGDDNPAVLRGPMVGKYLNMFVGGVQWGPLDYLILDLPPGTGDTQLTLAQSMPLSGVVIVTTPQAVSLKIARRGLRMFEKVQVPILGIVENMRTFTCSHCGENTDIFRQGGGEQMSQELGVPFLGALPLDADVVTCGDEGRPIVADQPKSVSSLVYAAIAAALVEKLQAAVATLKPFVWKWDSNEGAPAWLEDAVRPAGARNTPIGLLRRDPRTLSILWEDGHRDDFDVRDLRLACHCALCVEEMSGRKLLVPKTVRADVSPLQIVSVGNYALGFHWSDGHNSGIHSFNDLRASGERAAARNVENV, encoded by the coding sequence ATGCAGAGCACTGAACAATCCTACAGCCAACAGCCCGCGCCAGGCGCCTCATCCCACGCGGCCGTCGGGCCCGAGAAGTTGCCCGGAATCCGTCATATCATCGCTGTCGGCAGCGGCAAGGGTGGCGTCGGGAAATCCACGGTGAGCGTCAATCTGGCGCTCGCGCTGCAGCAGCTAGGGTTGCGCGTCGGAATAGTAGACGCCGACATCCTTGGCCCCAGCATCCCCGGGATGCTGGGCATTGCGACGGGTGAGCCTCCAGCGATGACCCCGGACAACAGGATGATCCCGGCGCAGCGGCACGGCCTGAAGGTGGTGTCGATGGGCATGCTCACCGGCGACGATAACCCGGCCGTCCTGCGCGGGCCGATGGTGGGCAAATACCTGAATATGTTCGTCGGCGGCGTGCAATGGGGGCCGTTGGACTATCTGATCCTCGACCTCCCACCCGGCACCGGCGATACCCAGTTGACGCTGGCGCAGAGCATGCCGCTGTCGGGCGTGGTGATCGTGACCACACCCCAGGCCGTGAGTCTCAAGATCGCCCGACGCGGCTTGCGCATGTTTGAGAAAGTACAGGTGCCGATTCTCGGGATCGTCGAGAACATGCGCACCTTCACCTGCTCCCACTGCGGTGAGAACACGGATATCTTCCGTCAGGGCGGCGGCGAGCAGATGAGCCAGGAGCTTGGCGTCCCGTTCCTGGGCGCCTTACCGCTGGATGCCGATGTCGTCACCTGCGGTGATGAGGGCAGACCCATCGTGGCGGACCAACCGAAGTCGGTCAGCTCTTTGGTGTACGCCGCCATCGCCGCAGCGCTGGTTGAGAAGCTCCAGGCGGCGGTCGCGACGCTCAAGCCCTTTGTCTGGAAGTGGGACAGCAACGAGGGGGCGCCGGCCTGGCTGGAAGACGCGGTGCGGCCTGCGGGAGCGCGCAACACGCCCATCGGCCTCCTGCGCCGCGATCCGCGTACCTTGTCGATCCTCTGGGAGGACGGTCATCGCGACGACTTCGACGTGCGCGACCTGCGCCTAGCGTGTCATTGCGCCCTCTGCGTCGAGGAGATGAGCGGACGCAAGCTGCTCGTTCCCAAGACGGTGCGCGCTGATGTGAGCCCGCTCCAGATCGTGAGCGTGGGCAACTACGCGCTCGGCTTCCATTGGAGCGATGGCCACAACAGCGGCATCCATTCGTTTAACGACCTGCGCGCCTCGGGCGAGCGCGCTGCGGCGAGGAACGTCGAAAATGTCTGA
- a CDS encoding protein adenylyltransferase SelO, producing MTNRLSQETSPTIATLDDLAKLANYSLMDTLNCDPDAKADGADHAPRQVFTGHYVPINPTPIKDPEYVAHSKNFFRELGFADSMAQSADFVRMFSGDISHVPKPMRKVGWACGYALSIFGTEYTQQCPFQTGNGYGDGRAVSVLEAVINSRRWEMQLKGGGRTPYCRGADGRAVLRSSVREFLAQEHMHALGVPTSRSLSLYVSKTEKVKRPWYSQGSSSQDPDMLISEAVAISTRVAPSFIRVGQLELFGRRARKKEHPKAMEELEQIVLHLIDREYADVIDKKLSTAEKGVLLAREFRSRLTSLVANWIRVGYCQGNFNSDNCAAGGFTLDYGPFGFCDVFNPHYQPWTGGGHHFAFLNQTVAAERNFHMFCTALRPLLTSLTSHQDYLRQLDEIRSGFATVMQAQMEKMWAAKLGLGTFHAALFSELETLMVQTPVDYTLFFRELSMVPDEIGPLKKSFYEDSEGMDKRWSEWLAKWKSLIVSASTTDANAAQPPSREELSRQMKLVNPKYSLREWFVVPAYSQATAGNYSLVRELLEVMTQPYAEQSKEVEEKYYRPKPSEFFEVAGLSYMSCSS from the coding sequence ATGACAAATCGACTGTCCCAAGAAACCTCCCCAACCATCGCGACGCTCGACGATCTTGCAAAGTTGGCAAATTACTCGCTTATGGACACGCTCAACTGCGATCCTGACGCGAAAGCAGACGGAGCCGACCACGCGCCGCGACAAGTTTTTACGGGCCACTATGTCCCCATCAATCCCACGCCAATCAAAGACCCCGAGTACGTCGCTCACAGCAAAAACTTTTTCCGCGAACTTGGCTTCGCCGACAGCATGGCTCAGTCGGCCGACTTCGTCCGCATGTTCTCCGGCGACATCTCGCACGTTCCGAAGCCGATGCGCAAGGTGGGTTGGGCGTGTGGGTACGCATTGTCCATCTTCGGTACCGAATACACCCAACAGTGCCCGTTCCAAACCGGCAACGGATACGGCGACGGTCGCGCAGTTTCCGTGCTTGAGGCCGTCATCAACAGTCGCCGCTGGGAAATGCAGCTAAAAGGTGGCGGCCGGACGCCATACTGCCGCGGCGCGGACGGTCGCGCCGTCCTGCGCTCAAGTGTCCGGGAGTTCTTAGCGCAAGAGCACATGCATGCGCTCGGTGTGCCAACGTCACGGTCTCTGAGTTTGTATGTTTCAAAAACGGAGAAGGTCAAGCGGCCGTGGTATTCGCAGGGCTCGAGCTCGCAGGATCCCGACATGCTTATATCGGAGGCAGTCGCCATTTCGACGCGCGTCGCACCGTCGTTCATTCGGGTCGGTCAACTCGAGCTCTTCGGTCGCCGTGCGCGCAAGAAGGAACACCCGAAAGCGATGGAGGAGCTCGAGCAGATTGTGTTGCACTTGATCGATCGTGAGTACGCTGACGTCATCGACAAGAAACTAAGCACTGCCGAAAAAGGGGTGTTGCTCGCGCGCGAGTTCCGCAGCCGCCTGACGTCGCTTGTGGCGAACTGGATCCGCGTCGGCTACTGCCAGGGCAACTTCAACAGCGACAACTGCGCGGCCGGTGGCTTCACACTCGACTACGGTCCATTCGGATTCTGCGATGTGTTCAACCCGCACTACCAGCCATGGACGGGTGGCGGACATCACTTCGCGTTCCTGAACCAAACCGTGGCAGCGGAACGCAACTTCCACATGTTTTGTACGGCGTTGCGGCCCTTGCTGACATCACTGACGTCGCATCAGGACTATCTGCGACAGCTCGACGAGATTCGAAGTGGCTTTGCGACAGTGATGCAAGCGCAAATGGAGAAGATGTGGGCTGCCAAACTTGGACTCGGCACTTTTCACGCGGCGTTGTTCAGTGAACTCGAAACGCTCATGGTGCAAACTCCTGTCGATTACACCCTCTTCTTCCGCGAGCTCTCGATGGTACCCGACGAAATTGGCCCACTCAAAAAAAGCTTCTACGAAGACTCCGAAGGGATGGACAAGCGCTGGTCAGAGTGGCTCGCAAAATGGAAATCTCTCATAGTCAGCGCCAGCACGACCGATGCGAATGCTGCGCAGCCCCCTTCCCGTGAGGAGCTCTCTAGGCAGATGAAACTCGTCAACCCAAAATACAGTTTGCGAGAGTGGTTCGTTGTGCCTGCGTACAGCCAAGCGACTGCGGGGAACTACTCTCTAGTTCGAGAGCTGCTGGAAGTCATGACGCAGCCCTACGCCGAGCAGTCGAAGGAGGTGGAGGAGAAATACTATAGGCCCAAGCCGTCTGAGTTCTTTGAGGTCGCGGGGTTGTCGTATATGAGCTGCTCGTCATGA
- a CDS encoding SagB/ThcOx family dehydrogenase gives MTKITLTPHRLSPLSGEPAALERASLLAGAASPEEGVVAYHERTKHHFHRHAAAQGYMDWATQPDPFRRYGGAHLVRLPLPKAGRPLPYWQLYASPTVPPASLSLESVSLFFRYALSLTAWKQVGETQWPLRANPSSGNLHPTEGYAVLPALDRLGETAAVYHYAPREHALERRAVLPAKRWAELVAPFPDGSFLVGLSSVHWREAWKYGERAFRYCQHDVGHALACLSIAAAALGWKLVLLDGVSNSTLASLLGLDRDADFAAAEREEAELLVLITPDVSTPLATDSKPLTAHGGDVHWQGLANTLSPEHSAEWPVIDEVARATRHCESAPIQEDFSGFPSEDALFRTPVRQGLLSAEQAILGRRSAVAMDGSTAISLAAFFRMLARLIPTHERRSMPWDAIPWRPRIHLGLFVHSVDGLVPGLYALARDPDKVDILKAVMGSEFSWQRVPDCPPGLPLYLLQEGDCRALSSTVSCGQDIAGDGAFSLAMIADYRDSLATYGAAFYRNLFWEAGMVGQLLYLEAEEAGIRATGIGCYFDDPVHAAFGIGSCEWQSFYHFTVGAPVEDSRLSTLPAYNFQEER, from the coding sequence ATGACGAAAATTACCCTCACGCCGCATCGTCTTTCACCCTTATCGGGGGAGCCAGCTGCGCTGGAGCGAGCGAGCCTTCTTGCGGGAGCGGCCTCTCCCGAAGAGGGGGTCGTCGCCTACCACGAGCGCACCAAGCACCATTTCCACCGCCACGCTGCGGCGCAGGGCTATATGGACTGGGCGACGCAGCCAGATCCGTTTCGGCGCTACGGGGGGGCGCACCTGGTTCGCCTCCCACTGCCCAAAGCGGGCCGCCCACTGCCTTATTGGCAGCTCTATGCGAGCCCGACCGTGCCGCCGGCGTCACTGTCGCTGGAATCGGTGTCACTGTTTTTTCGCTACGCACTTTCGCTGACCGCATGGAAGCAAGTCGGCGAGACCCAGTGGCCGTTGCGCGCAAATCCGTCGAGCGGCAATCTGCATCCGACCGAGGGCTATGCGGTACTGCCTGCGCTTGATCGGCTCGGCGAGACGGCCGCCGTGTACCACTATGCACCGAGGGAACACGCGCTTGAACGGCGCGCGGTGCTACCCGCGAAGCGCTGGGCCGAGCTGGTTGCGCCTTTCCCTGATGGCTCCTTTCTCGTGGGTCTGTCTTCGGTGCATTGGCGCGAAGCCTGGAAGTACGGCGAGCGCGCGTTCCGCTACTGCCAGCACGATGTTGGGCACGCGCTGGCCTGCCTGAGTATCGCGGCAGCGGCGCTCGGCTGGAAATTGGTGCTTCTGGATGGCGTGAGCAACAGCACCCTCGCCAGCCTGCTGGGGCTTGACCGAGATGCGGATTTTGCGGCGGCGGAGCGGGAGGAAGCTGAGCTGCTGGTGTTGATTACACCGGATGTTTCGACGCCGCTTGCGACCGACTCGAAGCCGCTGACAGCGCACGGGGGTGACGTGCATTGGCAGGGCTTGGCCAACACGCTGAGCCCCGAACACAGCGCCGAGTGGCCCGTGATCGACGAGGTTGCGCGGGCGACGCGCCACTGTGAAAGCGCGCCTATCCAGGAAGACTTCTCCGGCTTCCCTTCGGAGGATGCACTTTTCAGGACACCTGTCCGTCAGGGCCTACTCAGCGCAGAGCAGGCCATTCTTGGCCGCCGCAGCGCGGTAGCGATGGATGGCTCGACGGCGATTTCTCTGGCAGCCTTCTTCCGCATGCTCGCTCGATTGATTCCGACACATGAGCGGCGATCGATGCCTTGGGACGCGATCCCCTGGCGACCACGCATCCACCTCGGGCTCTTCGTCCACAGCGTCGACGGCTTGGTGCCTGGCCTCTACGCGCTCGCCCGGGACCCGGACAAGGTCGATATTCTCAAGGCAGTGATGGGTTCAGAATTTTCTTGGCAGCGCGTACCCGACTGCCCGCCCGGGCTCCCCTTGTACCTCCTCCAGGAGGGGGACTGTCGAGCGCTGTCGAGCACCGTCTCCTGCGGCCAGGATATCGCCGGCGATGGTGCCTTCAGCCTGGCCATGATTGCCGACTACAGGGACAGCCTGGCCACGTACGGCGCAGCCTTCTACCGCAACCTGTTCTGGGAGGCCGGCATGGTGGGCCAGCTGCTTTACCTGGAGGCCGAAGAGGCGGGCATTCGCGCCACCGGGATCGGCTGCTACTTCGACGATCCGGTCCACGCGGCCTTCGGGATCGGTTCATGCGAGTGGCAGAGTTTCTACCACTTCACCGTGGGCGCTCCGGTTGAAGACAGCCGACTCAGCACATTGCCTGCCTACAACTTCCAGGAAGAACGATGA
- a CDS encoding aconitate hydratase, protein MSKNVTQKLIESHLVEGNMTPGEEIGLKIDQTLTQDATGTLVMLEFEALGISRVRTELSAQYVDHNLFQEDFKNPDDHLFLRSACQKFGLWYSRPGNGVSHPVHMERFGVPGKTLLGSDSHTCAAGSLGMLAIGAGGLEVAMAMAGEPFYVKMPKIWGVKLVGELPDWVSAKDVILEMLRRHDVDGAIGKIIEYYGPGLRTLSAMDRHVIANMGAELGATATVFPSDEVVKVFLKRQGRVDAWRKIVADKNAEYDEYSEINLSELEPLIALPSSPGNVVPVREVAGREIYQSYIGSSANPGLRDFAIAALIVEGKQVHDRVSFDVNPTSRQILQNMIELGVLGKLIRAGARLHQAGCGGCIGMGQAPASGRISLRTVPRNFPGRSGSKEDQVYLCSPETAAASALTGVITDPRTLGMAYPRFKEPQNNRLNTEMLVAPAPQGASYELEKGPNIKPLPTLEPLPDQLEGPVLLKMADDISTDSIMPAGAKALPWRSNIPELSKFAFSQIDETYYARAMACRQQGSFVVGGANYGQGSSREHAALGPRYLGLKAVLAKSFARIHQQNLSNFGILPLTFVDPQDWEKIAQGDVLAIADVRNAIRNGNRVQVINLTQNETYETEHPMTPRQVEMVLAGSLINLVRQKSHNLEYP, encoded by the coding sequence ATGAGCAAAAACGTAACGCAGAAGCTGATTGAAAGCCACTTGGTCGAAGGCAACATGACGCCCGGCGAAGAAATCGGTTTGAAAATCGATCAAACACTGACCCAGGATGCGACCGGCACGCTGGTCATGCTGGAATTTGAAGCCTTGGGAATTTCGCGCGTGCGCACCGAGCTTTCCGCTCAGTATGTGGACCATAACCTGTTCCAGGAAGACTTCAAGAATCCAGACGACCATCTGTTTCTGCGCAGCGCCTGCCAGAAGTTCGGTCTTTGGTACAGCCGGCCCGGTAACGGCGTGAGCCATCCCGTGCATATGGAGCGCTTCGGTGTGCCGGGGAAAACCTTGTTGGGTTCGGACAGCCACACCTGTGCAGCCGGCTCGTTGGGGATGCTGGCCATAGGGGCGGGTGGCCTCGAGGTGGCGATGGCGATGGCGGGAGAGCCCTTTTACGTCAAGATGCCGAAAATATGGGGCGTCAAGCTGGTCGGTGAGCTTCCCGACTGGGTGAGCGCCAAGGATGTGATCCTGGAAATGCTGCGGCGCCACGATGTGGACGGCGCAATCGGCAAGATCATCGAGTATTACGGTCCCGGTTTGAGGACTCTGAGCGCCATGGACCGGCACGTGATCGCCAATATGGGCGCCGAATTGGGCGCCACCGCGACGGTGTTCCCATCGGACGAAGTGGTCAAAGTGTTCCTCAAGCGTCAGGGGCGCGTGGATGCCTGGCGGAAAATCGTCGCCGACAAAAATGCAGAGTACGACGAGTACAGCGAAATCAATCTGTCGGAGCTTGAGCCGCTGATCGCGCTGCCCAGCAGTCCGGGCAATGTGGTGCCGGTGCGCGAGGTGGCGGGCAGGGAAATTTATCAGTCCTACATCGGCTCATCGGCCAATCCTGGGCTGCGCGATTTTGCCATTGCCGCCCTGATCGTGGAGGGCAAACAGGTACATGATCGTGTTTCATTCGACGTCAACCCCACGTCCCGGCAGATTTTGCAGAACATGATCGAATTGGGTGTTCTCGGCAAACTCATCCGCGCCGGTGCGCGCTTGCATCAGGCGGGTTGCGGCGGTTGCATCGGCATGGGACAGGCGCCAGCCAGCGGGCGTATTAGCCTGCGCACCGTTCCGCGAAATTTCCCTGGCCGTTCGGGCAGCAAGGAAGATCAGGTGTATCTGTGCAGCCCGGAAACCGCCGCCGCCTCGGCCCTGACCGGCGTGATCACCGATCCGCGCACGCTGGGCATGGCCTACCCCCGCTTCAAGGAGCCGCAGAACAACCGACTCAATACCGAGATGCTGGTTGCTCCCGCGCCGCAAGGTGCGTCGTATGAGCTGGAGAAGGGTCCCAATATCAAACCGCTGCCGACTCTGGAGCCGCTGCCCGATCAGCTCGAAGGGCCGGTTCTATTGAAAATGGCGGACGATATTTCCACGGACAGCATCATGCCGGCCGGGGCCAAGGCGCTGCCTTGGCGCAGCAATATCCCGGAGCTCAGCAAGTTTGCTTTCAGTCAGATCGACGAGACCTACTATGCAAGGGCCATGGCCTGTCGGCAGCAGGGCTCGTTCGTCGTGGGCGGCGCCAATTACGGGCAGGGTTCGAGCCGCGAGCACGCAGCCCTGGGACCCCGCTATTTGGGCCTAAAGGCGGTTCTTGCGAAAAGTTTTGCGCGGATACATCAGCAGAATTTGAGCAACTTCGGCATCCTGCCCCTGACCTTTGTCGATCCGCAGGATTGGGAAAAAATCGCCCAAGGTGATGTGCTTGCCATCGCGGATGTGCGAAATGCCATCCGCAACGGAAATCGGGTGCAGGTGATCAATCTGACCCAGAACGAGACCTATGAGAC
- a CDS encoding BolA family protein — protein MSSHPTEFQGSVINALREAIERQIPDSQAEVSGGSGHYNIEVISAVFAGKNMLQSQRLVYGAIADLINGDKGPVHAVDRLKTRTPT, from the coding sequence ATGTCATCCCATCCCACTGAGTTCCAAGGTAGCGTCATCAACGCGCTACGCGAAGCCATCGAGCGCCAGATCCCCGATTCACAGGCCGAAGTGAGCGGCGGCAGCGGTCACTACAACATCGAGGTGATCTCGGCAGTGTTCGCCGGCAAGAACATGCTCCAGAGCCAGCGATTGGTGTATGGCGCCATCGCCGATCTGATAAACGGTGACAAGGGCCCGGTGCATGCCGTCGACCGTCTGAAGACTCGGACACCCACTTGA
- the grxD gene encoding Grx4 family monothiol glutaredoxin, whose translation MSLNEPLRQKITHLVAQNRVVLFMKGTRHMPQCGFSAQVVKILDELQPSYETVDVLSSAEIRDGIKRFSEWPTIPQLYIDGQFVGGCDIVHAMHASGELQQLIGVQVKDQG comes from the coding sequence ATGTCCCTAAACGAACCTCTGCGCCAGAAGATCACCCACCTCGTGGCGCAAAACCGAGTCGTCCTGTTCATGAAGGGAACTCGCCACATGCCGCAGTGCGGATTCTCCGCCCAGGTCGTGAAGATCCTCGACGAGCTGCAGCCAAGCTACGAAACGGTAGATGTACTGAGTTCTGCCGAGATCCGCGATGGAATCAAGCGGTTCTCCGAGTGGCCGACAATTCCACAACTCTACATCGATGGGCAGTTCGTCGGCGGCTGCGACATCGTCCACGCGATGCATGCATCCGGAGAACTCCAACAGCTCATCGGTGTGCAGGTCAAGGACCAAGGGTGA